A DNA window from Candidatus Methylomirabilota bacterium contains the following coding sequences:
- a CDS encoding TIGR03619 family F420-dependent LLM class oxidoreductase — HPLVLAKQLATLDALSGGRLILGVGAGWLEEEYRALGAPFAERGAATDEYLKAMRTLWTAERPRFAGKFVTFPEVLFAPRPRATLRVWVGGNSPRALRRAAELGDGWLPIWHAATGRGFTPPALRDKCAELERLRARAGRGGQGEVAALMPLAITDRASTHSPEPLVGAADAIVEMLRRYRDAGLGHVILTPYYGLPAALLPKSLEEVERLLAAFAGDIRPRL, encoded by the coding sequence CACCCCCTCGTGCTGGCCAAGCAGCTGGCGACCCTCGACGCGCTCTCGGGTGGCCGGCTGATTCTCGGCGTGGGCGCCGGCTGGCTCGAGGAGGAGTACCGCGCGCTGGGCGCGCCGTTCGCCGAGCGGGGGGCCGCCACCGACGAATATCTGAAGGCGATGCGCACGCTGTGGACGGCGGAGCGGCCGCGATTCGCCGGCAAGTTCGTCACGTTCCCGGAGGTGCTCTTCGCGCCGCGGCCCCGCGCCACGCTGCGGGTCTGGGTCGGTGGCAACAGCCCGCGGGCGCTCCGGCGCGCCGCCGAGCTGGGCGACGGCTGGCTTCCCATCTGGCACGCGGCGACGGGCCGAGGATTCACGCCCCCGGCGCTCCGGGACAAATGCGCCGAGCTGGAACGGCTGCGGGCGCGGGCGGGGCGTGGCGGGCAGGGCGAGGTCGCCGCGCTGATGCCGCTCGCCATCACCGACAGGGCGTCCACCCACTCCCCCGAGCCTCTCGTCGGCGCCGCCGACGCCATCGTCGAGATGCTGCGCCGCTACCGCGACGCCGGGCTCGGTCACGTCATCCTGACCCCGTACTACGGGCTGCCGGCCGCGCTGCTGCCGAAGAGCCTGGAGGAGGTCGAGCGGCTGCTGGCGGCCTTTGCGGGCGACATCCGGCCGCGCCTGTAG
- a CDS encoding 5'-nucleotidase C-terminal domain-containing protein: protein MRGRGLARRLAGLVAVVLLAACARLLGDGGPTRLITIVVVSDWHGQLEPVSVTVDGAPRRVGGAAVLAVYFDRERRRNPGGTIVVTAGDAFGATPPLASFLEDVPAVEAQNAMGFDIDTLGNHNFDHGLERLRKLISLARFPYVAANIVGPDGRTIATPTHVFTLNGLRVAVIGVGNPETPALVAPGRTGDYRFLDPIPLINAHAERLRGEGAHIVVVLAHLGATGVGLDGAPRGPLAEVARAISGVDVLIGDHSDVSVNAVVEGVLVVENRSKGAEYAVIDLVYDPERRAVVKKSATQKHPWADRIVPDARLEAMIEGYRAQVRPLFDRKVGEAAAVLGRARARESPLGNFETDVLRAAYGTQLAFDVSGAQRDDLPSGYQPADRRLRRPTPGYVAGPPYDLVRGDFFAVFPFDNLAVTFRISGRALWGALENGLSHGLVVDGRFTNAAGRFLQVSGFTYRFDPRRPPGRRVVTVRLLDGRPIRPDETEYTAVTSDFVYRGGDGYTMIDNGSGTTRELIAETVGRVVQERGTVKARIEGRIGEGSGE, encoded by the coding sequence ATGCGCGGTCGGGGGCTGGCGCGGCGCCTCGCCGGTCTCGTGGCAGTCGTGCTGCTGGCGGCGTGCGCGCGGCTGCTGGGCGACGGCGGCCCCACCCGGTTGATCACGATCGTGGTCGTCAGCGACTGGCACGGCCAGCTCGAGCCGGTGAGCGTGACCGTCGACGGCGCTCCCCGCCGGGTCGGAGGCGCGGCGGTGCTGGCGGTCTACTTCGACCGCGAGCGACGGCGCAATCCCGGCGGCACGATCGTGGTGACCGCCGGCGACGCCTTCGGCGCCACGCCCCCGCTGGCGAGCTTTCTCGAAGACGTGCCCGCCGTCGAGGCGCAGAACGCGATGGGGTTCGACATCGACACGCTCGGAAATCACAACTTTGACCACGGCCTCGAGCGGCTCCGCAAGCTGATCAGCCTGGCCCGCTTCCCCTACGTCGCCGCCAACATCGTCGGCCCCGACGGACGGACAATCGCCACTCCGACCCACGTCTTCACCCTGAACGGTCTCCGGGTCGCGGTGATCGGCGTCGGCAATCCCGAGACGCCCGCGCTGGTGGCGCCCGGCCGCACCGGCGACTATCGATTCCTCGATCCGATCCCCCTGATCAACGCTCACGCGGAGAGGCTGCGCGGAGAGGGCGCGCACATCGTGGTCGTCCTGGCCCACCTCGGCGCCACCGGGGTCGGGCTCGACGGCGCCCCCCGGGGCCCGCTCGCCGAGGTGGCCCGTGCCATCAGCGGCGTCGACGTACTGATCGGCGACCACAGCGACGTGAGCGTCAACGCCGTGGTCGAGGGCGTGCTGGTCGTCGAGAACCGGTCCAAGGGCGCCGAATACGCCGTGATAGACCTCGTCTACGACCCGGAGCGCCGGGCCGTCGTCAAGAAATCGGCGACCCAGAAGCATCCCTGGGCCGACCGGATCGTCCCCGACGCGCGCCTGGAAGCCATGATCGAGGGCTACCGGGCTCAGGTCCGCCCGCTGTTCGATCGGAAGGTCGGGGAAGCGGCGGCGGTGCTGGGGCGCGCGCGCGCGCGCGAGTCGCCCCTCGGCAACTTCGAGACCGACGTGCTCCGCGCGGCGTACGGGACCCAGTTGGCCTTCGACGTGTCCGGCGCCCAGCGGGACGATCTGCCCTCCGGGTACCAGCCCGCCGACCGGCGGCTGCGGCGCCCGACGCCGGGCTACGTCGCCGGCCCTCCGTACGACCTCGTGCGGGGCGACTTCTTCGCCGTCTTCCCGTTCGACAACCTCGCCGTCACGTTCCGGATCAGCGGACGCGCGCTGTGGGGGGCGCTCGAGAACGGCCTGTCCCACGGCCTCGTCGTGGACGGGCGGTTCACCAACGCCGCCGGTCGCTTTCTCCAGGTCTCCGGCTTCACCTATCGCTTCGACCCGCGGCGACCCCCCGGCCGCCGTGTCGTCACGGTGAGGCTGCTCGACGGCCGACCGATCCGGCCCGACGAGACCGAGTACACTGCCGTCACCAGCGACTTCGTCTACCGCGGCGGTGACGGCTACACGATGATCGACAACGGCAGCGGCACGACGCGCGAGCTGATCGCCGAGACGGTCGGTCGCGTCGTCCAGGAGCGGGGCACGGTGAAAGCTCGGATCGAAGGGCGGATCGGGGAGGGCAGCGGCGAATGA